The sequence AATGATgtgagtttttgcttaaaacaagaacaaatatctgccaatggagtCAGAAAAATACACTTAATtcaaagagaaaacaaaattatttttctacctccattggcagatatttgttcttgttttaatcacaaactcacttcatttttcATTAATGAAGACGTAATATCTTCAGccatttctcttctccagtaaatgtatcttaaatttaagaatatttagatgtttgtgctggaaaacaagacagaaacactgaggaaaaGCCTCACCTCCTTCCCATCAGTGTCCCGGGAATCATCCGCGTGATTGGCCACGttagacaggaagtgaagtaaGCACTGAAGGGTGTCACTGTTGCAGGCGGGCAACAGACAGATGAGCAGCTGTATGGCCGTGTGCTGGTCTGACTTATCCAGAGCTGCAGAAACACCAGAGACACATGATgaagtggaacacaaaagaaagaaagatctgGTTATTGTGTTGAGCATCGTTCCTCACATGCACAGCTGATGAAAGCAGAGTAGAGCTCTCTGGTCAGCAGAGGATCAGGCAtgtctctgagaaactccttcaGCAGTGCCGCCACATCATGAACACTGTGCCGCTGGTCTAAAACCACTTCTGCGCCTTGATCGAACGCTTCACGTAACTGGATttcacacaacacacacaaactatATTAATACTCTCACAACTGACACTAGATTCACACACTACCTCCATGATCTTTCCAGTTATTTGTGATTGTAagggtttaaaaaaatcattcaaattCACTCAAAATGGACAGATTTTCACTGATTCACTATATCAGGATTTCCCAAACTTGTGTTCATGTAGGGGTTTCATGAGTTAATAAAAAGCTAATAAATCAActaaatcataaaaaatgtaaaattttaaataaataaatatatttaacaaatcaaaatacttaactaaaaaaagaatgttttcatttgtcatgttatattatatattaagcACTGTCGAGCAAGCAAGATTGCCAGTGtgatattgtttaataaatgtatgtattttttttcatttcatccATAATTTGGCTAGCGTTACATTATATTGTCACACTTTTATTCATGTAAATGCTgttaaaccattcaagcgccACAAGACAAACAAGAACGCGCCGTCTGTGAATGTCGTGTCATGTCACATACAAAGAAAGACGCGCACCAGTATCGAGTTTTCTTTCGTGCTTCaacaaacaataacacacaTAATTATGCCAAAATGGCCGTTTTGTGGAGTATCCTCATAAGAGCAGTcttaaattagttaaataacgtctaaatgaacttaaaaagttgtgagaaaatgagatgcaCGTCAGATCCACATCATGTTCAGCagcggcagctcttaaagtgacactGAATGACTTGAAAAGAACAGTGGCATAGCTACCTGACATCatagcaaatttaaaagtaggGGTAGTGCTAATTGTAAATACTCTAAGATTATTATTCACCTCAGCACTAATGATGATCGACTTCGCCATTCGGAGATCACTCAAATGAAcgttaaagaggtgtgtgaacttgCAAGTACGATGTCAGACACCGTAATTTGCTCTGGACCCCTTTCTGTTCCCCGGAATGATGAGATACTTAGCAGactatcatcactcaatggttggctgtctaagtggtgtccgcagaataatattgcctgtgtttagaaacaattctcagaattgactttacagggacgttaaaggggcagcagcctaataaaccagttgctgTGATGATGTCATTAAACGACTAgcggaaatttcatttttgggtgaactaaccctttaatgttaatcaaagaacaggtaacagagaaaattgtagctttaataagaattaacctatatttaatttatcatttatgcagtgaagactgtaaAGTGTCTATtcaactttattcaatttctgtgtaTTTCcacaggtaaatatgacatttattacatttaagggtttatgtgaagattgttttaagttctctgaaattaaaagttgttttttaaagccTAATGTTATACTGCAATGTTGAATGTCTATAATGTTTAAAAGTTGATTTCATAGAGACATCAATACAGTATTAGTATCAGCGATACTGACCTTCATTTATAAAAACATgctattaaacaaatatttaaaatatattgtcttCTATTAAGATgcttctacattaatttggagagtaactgtgaaattattacaagaTCAAGATTAGGGACGCACCGATACAATACTAGTATCAGTATCGGGCCCgataccaagctcatgtacCTGTACTTTTACTCGTAAAAATACCCACAATACCAAAGACCGAAACCTCACGTGACGTAACTGACAGAATTATCCCTGCACAGAGACACCGACGGAAGCAGAAACAACGTAAGCCTCAGAggtgtggaaatacttcaaaattaatgatgacaacacacacattgtgaactgcatgctttcaatcacaattcattatcgattagtgctctctctctctctcacgcgcgatcagttctcctcgcgcttgaatggtcaaatacacacatagttgtcaaaatgtccatagTGTGGAATATCTCACGTAAATActgtcggttatggcttaagtggacgtaaacatttggatgaaaacaggatatgtgtcagtatccatggattcggtcttaaagggaccgtagcctatatttgttattaatgttaataaaacaacaaaagatgttaaataaatgtatacatggtaaataaacctactgtaactgaaaaacaagtttatttaatttgtatcacTATAgtgtttgttgtattgtttgtaatttgtttgtaaatttctttttatataacaacaattacatATTGATAATTATgccctttgaaggttattggacactgtgaaatttttgttctttaagtttgtgacaagcacataaaaattattatttttttcattagaataataataaagaagctgtcctacattcattggtctcactgtgttgtgcttAGAAAACTGCaatatcaccaaaaaaaaaaagagagagagagaaattaataaatgtataggcaTCGGTATCGGCGAGTACTAGAAAAAAGTATCGGTACTCGTACTCGGTCCTTAAAttgtatcggtgcatccctaatcaAGATATTAAAAACGCcaatgtaataatataattaatcacaattaattgcgattaattacagataaaatgtgcaattaatttgtttgttttttattgactgacaccATTAGAAAAACACATTAGAGCAGTTTTTCCTAGGGTGCGTGAGTTGACAAAAAgctaataataaattaagtcataaagcaataaaacaaccaaaatgaatcactaaaaacatttaagaatATATAATTCCATGTGtttgcatgtcatgtgatgtGATTAAAGAGTGAATAAAAAATTTGGGAATCCCTGGTCTAgataatgaacattttgtaaaaatgcattgcctttatttattttactgacctttactgtcatttcattaaaaaaacatttaaaatatagtctCTGAAACATAAAACATGTGCTTCTCACCTGTCGAACTCTTTTCTTGGAGCTTCCGACACGGAAAATGCCGACCGTCTGCAGACCTGAACAACAGCAAAGCAAACGTTACGTCAACGTCTATATGGAAATAGTCTTGCAACTCTGTTTAGACTGCGCTCAAACTACTCCGGCTGTTATTCTGAACTCTGAAGACCCCATGAAATGGAAACGGAAACGTTTCCTGTGTTCACAATCGGGGGCGGGGCACATTGCAGCATAAAGACAGGAACTAAGCCACAATCTTGATTTGAGCGGCTCCTTAAACCCCTCAGAAACACATGCTGAATGAAGGAGGCACTGACCATATTTCTGCAGGTGTTGGCAGCAGCTGTCCAGCACACGCGGCACCTGTCTGTAGATGGGGTTCAGGCTGAGCTTCGCGTCGCTCATCTTCTTCTTCTCGCTGGGCGACTCCACGGGCATGGACAGCTGCAGGGCCTCCAGCAGACGAGAGTGACTGTCGTCCAGGTCAGTGATGCAGTCCACAGACATGCCGCCCTGCAGGAGATAAACCAAAGTCCCTTCAGGCAATGCCCCGGGAAAAAGGATCTAGTGACGCCCCTGTCTAGGTCTAACTATAGCTAATCTAATTTACCCGTCGGCGCGAGCGCAGGGCCGTCTCCGGAGTGCCGGGGGACGTGCTGTCATTGGGCGTCTCAGAGGAGGAGCTGAGGGAGGAGTTACTGCTGGAAAGCTCCTTGTTAGTGGATCTGCGGCCCGTCAGGTGCAGGAGTGAGGACACTCGGTCCGCCGGGCTGCGCTGCTCCTCCTGCTCCTCCTGCCCGCGCTCCTCCTGAAGCTGCTTCTGACGCCGGTCGTTAAAGATCACCTGCGAGAGCGGCACGCCAAACGCCTGAGGATCCGACTCTGAGGAACACAGAGGGACAGACAGTCACTGCTAAGATTCACTTCTAATCCACAGGATTGTTAGCCGAACCACTTTTACAGTCCTTTTTCCAAATgtataaacattcttaaatcatgGCATATTTATTGGAGAAGCAAACTGACTGtagatattaagtcttgtttactGTGAAATGAAGTGAATTTGTGCTTAAAATTAgacaaaatatctgcaaatggaGTTAGAAAACTAATTTTGTTTTCACTTTCAATTAAGTCTATTTTTCTGAttccattggcagatatttgttcttgttttaagcacaaactcactttattttgatgattttgtCAGTAAACGAGaataatatcttcagtcattttgcttctccagtaaatgtacctcgatttaagaatgtttatatatttgcatatttacagccatacaaaaaacataaaatatttacaaatcctTTATATAATTCATATATTTGTATAGTCATATCTTTACCATTTTATAGATATATTTTAGATCCTTTAACACTACtctcaaacctaaacatttttatagagTATAAAAAGaatacataaaatgtaaaagtagAAAATGTACAATGACAATTTTAGttacaattaattaattagcagccttaaacttaaaaaacataatacaaacaaattattatcattattattatttatattattaattagtttttaatttaaaatgattttaattttacactttaattattagttttatatttattattatgtttcaattacttatttattgtaatgaacatttttatgatttaattaattagtgTTTCATCACTTTAGAAAGTATTTtgattgatgaaattaaaaaaatattttaaaaatcaaaataaaataataaaacttacTACTGCTGATAATTAATTAAtcatacaaatataaaattaaaataaataatttcaaaacaatcaaaataaaacactaacaaACGTGTTCAGGAGTgatgaaaagctaataattaattcatgtataattttaatgtaaaattaataaataatttgaaaataaaaataaaacgagAGAAGTTTTCatgattaatgaaaaaaaacaaaaacaaaatatatatatatatatatatatatatatatatatatatatatatatattgttatatttttttttttttttttttaaacaataatgaaCAATTGTAAgcattttagttttgtttttatttttaaattatttaattattagcttttcatcAAATCATGAACacttgtgttttattttgactgtcttgaaatgatttaatttgacattttcatgatataattattagcttttcatcAAATCATGAACacttgtgttttattttgactgtcttgaaatgatttaatttgacattttcatgatataattattagcttttcatcAAATCATGAAACTCCTGCACTAATTCCCAGTTTCTCCAGCGCCTGTAATTTGACTGAATTTTGaactaacaaacaaaacaaatacaaaccTGCCATATttattaagcaatatcacactgaCACTCTTGCTTGTTTGATATGGCTtaatatatcatatatcaaaacatttttgtattgTGACATTCCACAAAGAGCATCTGACCACATCAAACACGAGACtcctttaataaaaatgtgcaaaCGAATCCTTCATCACTGAGGAGTCGAGCTCTGAGCTGCAACACAAATAAACGGAGCGACTGCGGAACGTCTCggattgtttttgttatttcttGGGGCACTCGGAGCGCAGCGGGAGCGTCTGCATTCCAGCACACATTACTGCTCAGGGAGGAGTGAGAGCTGCTCAGGCGGATCACCCGGTGCAATGGTGCATTCTGGGTGAAAGCACTATATATCACCATGATAACAGACCTATAGGAGTCCAGAAGTGTGAGAGCAAATCTGGCACATCTCGCTTTCCATTAGATCctagaaataaaacattttaggatttgaaaagtttaaaatatcaaagttataaagtaaaagcAGAAATCGCTCCGATTTCTAGGCGGCTAATCAAATGTGAGGAAATGAGTGTCATTGATCATGTGACTCGTACAGACGGTCAGATGTTCTTCTTCCACTGAAGCGCAAGATGCTCTTCAGAGCATAAGTAGtgcataaaaattaaaatctatttACTTATTCATggtatataaaaatgtattgataTCTCTAATAACTTTCACTAGTGCTTTCAGACGTCTAAATCAAATTTAAGGCTTAAACTGCAAgtttaaaatactttattcaAACTGAAATTGGTTTATGcactaatatttattaatatattatgaatTAGGGGTCGACTGATACTGGATTTTgctgatataataataataatgtgtttaaagtaAACCAATAAACAGATTATTGTGAcaatactagtaaaaattgaggtgttaaattatgtttttagtcTTTCCTTCTTGTGATGGGCGGCCCAGAGAGAAAATACAAGGGTTTTACATTGAAATAAATGCcaaatacagtttattgtgtaaccaaaactttctattcatcaaaaaatccaacattgataattataatataaatgtttcttgagcattaaatcatcatatcagaatgatttctgaaggatcatgtgacactgaagactggagtaatgatgctgaaaattcagctttgatcacaggaataaattacaatttactatatattcacatagaaaacagctgatttacactggaataatatttcactatttttactgtatttttgatcaaataaatgcagctttggtgagacTTTTAAACAGCAGTATATATCCATTGGAAAAACTCCTTTACTTGGAGATGCATGATGGTTTACAGTAGATTCCCAAGTGTCTACAAACCAAATCCATACCTTTGTCTCTCTTCTCTTTCGATAAAGAATCCAGCTTCCTCCTGAGTGACTTTTTCCGCTTCTGGCCATCTGGAAAACATAAAGCataagaaacattaaaaatagagcagaaaacaacaacagcaaaactTTATCATACAAGTGGCACTTCAGGACGTCTCTTTTCTTTGGCAATGTGTGAGAGTTTGAGTACCTTTAGGGATGGTGATCTGGCATCCCAAATCAAAGTCTTTCATCAGTCTGACCAGAGCGACTTCCTGTAGCCGGACTCTCTCCAGCTCGGACAGACTCTGAATGGGAACTGACTGCATGTGGAAGTTATGACCGCCTGTTTTCTTACAGGTAAAATCTCCCtaaaagagaaagagacagaaaaagaaaaaattctaTAACTATAAAGTCCCAATTTATGAGCACAAACATGAATATTTTTCCAAATAAATTGTTGTAAATCTTAGAAGGGAAAAAGTTATAAAACTGAATTACAGAAGTTTCACCGCTAGAGTTTGCTTATTCAGAACAATAACATAGACGTAGCTTGTTGACACAGTGATGGAGTGTGGAGtcatgggaacgtctcggttacaaaggtaaccctcgttccctgaaggagggaacggagacgtacgtcagacagaccgacgaataggaatctcgctagagaggccaatctacttcgagtgtaactaaacgagccaatgcacattggcatgcaatcatatgcatcagctgctcgcctcgcagcgcgggtatataatgagcagcaggtgcgttgcatcttcaggttttcgctgaggagccgaaccggataggcggcagcatcagcggggtacagcgactgtggcgacgggacgtacgtctccgttccctccttcagggaacgagggttacctttgtaaccgagacgttcccattcagtcggtcacgttcgacgtacgtcggacagaccgacgaataggaatccctaccaaagcgccacaggagctgcccttccagcgctctgttgcaagccacctgaacccccttgcccgaggatggtgggacagggctaacacagagagagtcgatcactgctgttccccaaaacccattcagtgagactattggataacgctgggaaagcgtacccttcgctgggaaaggaacgctgcggaagccacatccttccccgaaggagttatgtggagaagtacatatggactaaccctgtagggctgtgctacatatggaagagctggggtgactccaacccgatgaagggtaggttctcccagagggaaagacacgggcttcgtttaggagcaaccgtggaaccaaccatatgggatccccgtaggggtcacacatatggaacccagcctaaacccggttctcaaggatacaacggagtataggcctggcgccagacgctccgccacgtcggctgccgaagggatatcggaggactcgacagggtctgccttgtagggactctctggagaaaagaagcgcatgtagcgcagcaagccgacactaagccggggcctctccgtgcctctgacctgtggcgagaacatgggaggagaccggctcgacacgaaggctatagtatctagcgaacgtgttaggtgtcgcccagcccgcagctctacaaatgtctgtcagcgaggcgccacgagccagcgcccaggaggatgcgacacctctcgtggagtgagcatgcaacctgagcgggcagggcacaccctgagcttggtaagccagggcgatggcatccactatccagtgggccatcctctgcttggagacagcctttcccttctgctggcctccataacagacaagagctggtctgaggtcctgaggctttaggttctgtctatgtacagtcgcaaagcgcggactggacagagtaaagccagggctgggtctgcctcctccgagggcagcgcttgcaggctcaccacctggtccctgaagggagtggtaggaaccttgggcacatagccaggccggggtcttagtaccacgtggctatcacccggcccgaactccaggcacgattcgtcgaccgaaaatgactgcaggtcccctaccctcttgatggaggccaatgccaccagcagcaaagtcttcatagacagaatctttaagtctgctgacagcaaaggctcaaagggagcaatctgaagtgctctcagcaccagagtgaggtcccaagagggtatggagaggggacgagaaggatttaaccgtctcgcccccctaaggaacctgatgaccaggtcgtgctgaccaacagatttgccatctaagtggtcgtggtaagcggatatagcagcagtatggacttttgagggtggaggggggacagcctacgctccaaccctactgcaagaaggaaagcacgactctgatcgagcatcttcgggggtcttcccggcgagaagagcaccactcgacgaacaggttccactttggaggcgtaagcacgtctcgtagacagtgcacgtgccgaagtgatggtgttaagtacctcagggggtaagtcacctagaacctccgcatcccgtccaagggaccagacatggagtttccagaggtctggacgcgggtgccaaagagtgccccgtctctgagaaagaaggtctttcctcagagggatgggccagggaggggctgtagcgaggagtgagagttctgggaaccaggtccggttgggccagtaaggcgcaactaacaagacctgctcctcgtcctccctgactttgcacagggtctgtgcaagtaggctcactgggggaaacgcatatttgcgcaggccccggggccagctgtgagccagtgcatctgtcccgagtgtcccctcggtcagagagtaaaacaactggcagtgggaggtttctggtgaggcaaacaggtctacctgagcctttccgaattctctccagatcagctgaaccacctgggggtggagtcgccactctcctggcagcgcagctcgtgatagctcgacggccacacggttgagcacaccggagacatgaatggcgcgaagcgacctcagatgcttccgactccacaggaggagaaggcggcgagttgtgacatgcgacgggagcgtagaccaccttgacggttgatatacgcaacggtcgcagtgttgtccatacggaccagtacatgcttgccctgaagcaggcctttgaggcggctcagagcaaggcgtactgccagcaactcgaggcaattgatgtgccaatgcagatggggtcccgtccaaacccctgagactgcatgcccgtattacgtggcaccccagccggtggcagaagcatctgtgaacaccacagcatgccgggacacctgttctaggggcactcctgcccgaagaaacaaggggtccgaccacggactgaaggttcggcggcactcctgagtgattggcacccggaatgtgccgcgctgccacgcccatctcgggactcggccgtgaagccagtgctgaagcggtctcatatgaagcagaccgagcggtgttacagccgcagcagccgccatatgccccaggagcctctgaaagaacttcagtgggaccgctgtcctgccattgaatgtattcaggcagttcaacactgaccgagcacgttcctctgtgaggcgtgctatctgctcgaccgaatccaactccataccgagaaaagagatcgtttgctcttttcccagttgacctgaagccccaactggctgaggtgtctgagcaccaaatccctgagtttgcacaactgatcccgggactgtgctagaatgagccagtcgtcgagatagttgagaatgcgaacaccccgttctctcatgggaacaagggctccctccacgactttcgtgaagacgcggggagacagggccagcccgaagggtaggactctgtactgatatgctcgaccttcgaacgcgaatctcaggaatggcctgtgtcgcggaagaattgaaacatggaagtacgcgtccttcaggtcaatcgctgcaaaccaatctcggggacggatgcactcgaaaatgcgtttctgcgtgagcattttgaatggtagcttgtggaggctccgattcaaaactcgcaggtccaagatcggtcgtaacccgccgcttttcctgggtacaatgaagtaggggctgtagaaccccgacctcaaatcggctggagggaccggctctatcgcgtccttcgccagtaggactgcgatctccgcacgcaggacaggggcatcggcatctttcactgtagtgaagaggacgtccctgaacttggggggggagccgggcgaactgaatcgcaaagccgaccctgatggtccgaaggagccagcgagacggactggggagcgctaacccggctcgcagagaccgtacaagcaggaccaaagggaccaccggtgtacccgcagcagggcagcgaggtggaacacagggacgcggctcggggggctctctttgtgaggcggcccgaagcggcgtcacagtgtgctaggcaacacttacctggctccacggatggacagagggagcagtcgaggctttggctgcccgctgctcgctgctgtccactggcgacagaagagggggatgagagtggtgaggtttttctcctcccactgctctccaaaccctcttcagacctggaaatggaggaactgctctttaaaatttgggtaccgcggcctcttgggtcagtggcagaacagaaacaaacccaataaaggatttaccacctggccctcctccaggggtggaagagcagccccacccatctctgggtcgcccgtctcaggggtgatt is a genomic window of Chanodichthys erythropterus isolate Z2021 chromosome 14, ASM2448905v1, whole genome shotgun sequence containing:
- the LOC137036144 gene encoding rho GTPase-activating protein 6 isoform X2, with amino-acid sequence MSAQGLLNSVFSCSSSGSKTLAKRKLQQTRSLDSALMRNGATPGDANTVQRFSSSTAGFTNSQTASEDSRLKQRLSSSSLSTSSDASSISSAHFDYRSGKRNASRDLSLNLSGSSNIFSPRKWLQRKLPQSDAVSHNICKSEGDFTCKKTGGHNFHMQSVPIQSLSELERVRLQEVALVRLMKDFDLGCQITIPKDGQKRKKSLRRKLDSLSKEKRDKESDPQAFGVPLSQVIFNDRRQKQLQEERGQEEQEEQRSPADRVSSLLHLTGRRSTNKELSSSNSSLSSSSETPNDSTSPGTPETALRSRRRGGMSVDCITDLDDSHSRLLEALQLSMPVESPSEKKKMSDAKLSLNPIYRQVPRVLDSCCQHLQKYGLQTVGIFRVGSSKKRVRQLREAFDQGAEVVLDQRHSVHDVAALLKEFLRDMPDPLLTRELYSAFISCASLDKSDQHTAIQLLICLLPACNSDTLQCLLHFLSNVANHADDSRDTDGKEVIGNKMTSLNLATIFGPNLLHKQKSSEKEFSVQSSARMEDSAAIIAVVQHMIDTHQTLFMISAELQNEVLVSLLDTDSDVVDYLLRRKTPQ
- the LOC137036144 gene encoding rho GTPase-activating protein 6 isoform X1, yielding MSAQGLLNSVFSCSSSGSKTLAKRKLQQTRSLDSALMRNGATPGDANTVQRFSSSTAGFTNSQTASEDSRLKQRLSSSSLSTSSDASSISSAHFDYRSGKRNASRDLSLNLSGSSNIFSPRKWLQRKLPQSDAVSHNICKSEGDFTCKKTGGHNFHMQSVPIQSLSELERVRLQEVALVRLMKDFDLGCQITIPKDGQKRKKSLRRKLDSLSKEKRDKESDPQAFGVPLSQVIFNDRRQKQLQEERGQEEQEEQRSPADRVSSLLHLTGRRSTNKELSSSNSSLSSSSETPNDSTSPGTPETALRSRRRGGMSVDCITDLDDSHSRLLEALQLSMPVESPSEKKKMSDAKLSLNPIYRQVPRVLDSCCQHLQKYGLQTVGIFRVGSSKKRVRQLREAFDQGAEVVLDQRHSVHDVAALLKEFLRDMPDPLLTRELYSAFISCASLDKSDQHTAIQLLICLLPACNSDTLQCLLHFLSNVANHADDSRDTDGKEVIGNKMTSLNLATIFGPNLLHKQKSSEKEFSVQSSARMEDSAAIIAVVQHMIDTHQTLFMISAELQNEVLVSLLDTDSDVVDYLLRRKTPQCEDSKCSSGEISPYDNNSPVLSEWFHPVGQEHHSLSDVQDALAGNVTVNFCLSPSQADSGEMLHDKARIWRTRHTLLSGLHDKLLTGTRQHMCQSNED